CTCGTGGACGCACACGCCCCGCGGGTACGCCCGCTCTGTCCGGTTCCACTCCACGACGACCCGGGCACGCTCCTCCGGCCCCGTGAGTGCCAGGCGCGAGAGGCGCACGTCCGCATCGGCGGCGGCCTGCTCCAGCACCCGCGCCAGGTGGCCGACCATCCGCTCGACCGTGCCCCGCTCGAAGAGGTCGGTGCTGTAGTTCAGTCCGCCGCGCAGGCCCTGGGGGGTCGCCGCGAGCGTCAGGGAAAGATCGAACTTGGCGACCTCCATGGCCGCACCGACGCCGCCGACTTCCAGCCCCGGGAGACCGCCTCCCCCGCCCTCGGCGTTGTTCAGTGTGAACACCACCTGGAACAGGGGCGAATGGCTCATCGACCGCTCTGGCTGCAGCTCGGCCACCAGCTTCTCGAAGGGCACCTCCTGGTGCGCATACGCGCCCAGCGTCGCCTCCCGCACCCGCCGCAGCGTCTCGCGGAAGCTCGGGTCGCCCGAGAGGTCGGTGCGCAGCACCAGCGTGTTGATGAAGAAGCCGATCAGCTCCTCCACCTCCCCGCGCGTGCGGCCGGCGATCGGGCTCCCCACCACCACGTCCTCGCTGCCGGCGTACTTGCCGAGCAGCACCTGAAAGGCAGACAGCAGGGTCATGTACAGCGTCGCCCCCTCGCTCCGCCCCAGCGCCTGCAAGCGCTCCAGCAGCTCCGCGGAGAGCTCCACCGGCACCGTCGCGCCCTGGTACGTCTGCACCGCCGGGCGGGGACGGTCCGTGGGCAGCTCCAGCAGCTCCGGCGCTCCCGCCAGGCGCTCCCGCCAGTACGCCAGCTGCCGCTCCAGCACCCCGCCCGCAAGCTGCTCGCGCTGCCACACCGCGTAGTCGGCGTACTGCACCGGCAACTCGGGGAGCGGCGACCTATGCCCCTCGCGGTACGCCGCGTACAGCGCCGACAACTCGCGGAAGAGCACCCCCATGCTCCACCCGTCGCTGACGATGTGGTGCATCCCGAGCAGCAGCACGTGATCGTCGGTGCCCAGGCGCAGCAGCGCCGCACGGAAGAGCGGTCCCGCCGAAAGGTCGAAGGGCCGGCGCGCCTCCTCGCCGGCGCGACGCCCGACCGCCGCCTCGCGATCCGCCTCGCTCAGCGCCGACAGGTCCTCCACCGGCAGGGCGAACCCGCCGAAGGGCGCGATCACCTGCACCGGCGAGTCGCCCACCTCGCCGAACACCGTCCGCAGCGCCTCGTGACGCCGGACGATCTCGCCCAGGCTCCGCTCCAGCGCCGCCTCGTCCAGCGCGCCCGTCAGACGCAGCGCCGCGGGCATGTTGTAGATGGTGCTCCCCGGCTCCAGCCGGTCGATGAACCAGAGCCGCTCCTGCGCGAAGGACAGCGGCAGCGCCCCCGTGCGCTCGGTCGGCACTACCGGCGGCAGCACCGGCGCCCCCGCGCGGCGCATCTCCTCCACCCGCACCGCCAGCTCCGCCACCGTGGGTCCCTCGAAGAGCGCGCGAAGCGGCAGTTCGATGGCGAATACGTCCCGGACGCGCGAGACCACGCGAGTGCCCAGCAGCGAGTGCCCGCCCAGCTCGAAGAAGCTTTGCTCCACGCCCACCCGCTCCAGGCGCAGCACCTCCGCCCAGATCCCCGCCAGCACCTCTTCGGTCGGCGTCCGCGGCGGTACGTAGCGCTCCTGCGCCGGGGCGAAGTCCGGCGCCGGCAGCGCCTTGCGGTCCAGCTTCCCGTTCGGCGTCAGCGGCAGCGCCTCCAGCGCCACGAACGCGGCCGGCACCATGTACTCCGGCAGGCTCCCCCGCAGGTGCTCCCGCAGCTCGTCCGCCTCGACGCCGCCGGCCACGTACGCCACCAGCCGCTGGTCCCCGGGCACGTCCTCGCGCGCCACCACCACGCAGTCGGTGACGCTCTCGTGCTGGCGCAGCACGGCCTCGATCTCCCCCGGCTCGATCCGGAAGCCGCGCACCTTCACCTGCGCGTCCACCCGCCCCATGAACTCCAGCTCGCCCCGGGCCGACCACCGCACCCGGTCGCCCGTGCGGTACAGCCGTGCGCCGCCTTCCGCAGAGAACGGATCGGGGACGAAGCGCTCCGCCGTCAGCCCGGCGCGGCCCAGGTAGCCACGCGCCACCCCCGCCCCGCCGATCAGGAGCTCGCCCGGGACGCCTACCGGCTGCGGGCTGCCGAACGCGCCGCAGACGTACAGGCGCACGTTCCCCAGGGGACGGCCAATCGGATGCCCCTCCACGATCCCGTCCGCCGGAACCGGGTGCACGGAGGCCAGGATGGTCCCCTCGGTGGGGCCGTAGAGGACGTGCGTCTCCGCCCCGGGAAGCGCCTCCCGCATCTCCGCCAGCAGGTCGGCCGGGACGCGGTCGCCGCCCACGAAGGCGCGCCGCAGCCGCCCCAGCCGGGGCGTCTCGCGCTCCGCCTGCACCAGCTGCCGCATCAGCGCGGGGACGGCGTGCACGAGCGTGGCGTCCGCGATCTCCTCCAGCAGTGCGGGCACGTCCAGCACCCGGTCGCGCTCCACCAGGCGCACCGCCGCGCCGGAGGTAAGGGGCAGCAGTGCCTCGAAGAGCCAGATGTCGAAGGCGTACGAGGCCAGCGCCGGCATCACGTCGCCCTCACCAGCGCCGAACGCCTCGCGCGCGGCGGCCAGCAGGTTGGCCAGGGAGCCGTGCTGCACCAGCACCCCCTTGGGGCGGCCCGTGCTCCCGGACGTGTAGATGACGTACGCCAGGCCCGCGCTGGACGCGGGCACCTCCGGCGTCGTCTCCGATGCGGTGTCCGGAAGCTGGTCCATCCGCACGAGGGTGGCCCCGTGCTCCGGCAGCACGCCGGCCGTGCTCTCCGCAACGACCACCACGGGAAGCGCCGCGTCGGCGATGATCCATCCCAGCCGCTCCGCCGGGTAGCTGGGATCGAGCGGAACGTAGGCGCCGCCCGCCTTCCAGATCGCCAGCACGCCCACCAGCAGCTCGGGCGTGCGCTCCATGCACAGCCCCACCGGGGTCTCGGACCCCACCCCCAGGTCGCGCAGGTGCCGGGCGAGAATCGCCGCGCGCCGGTCCAACTCGCCATAGGTCATGGCTTTGCGGCCGTCCAGTAGGGCGACGGCCTGCGGAGCGCGACGCGCCCACTCGGCGAAAAGCGCGTGGGCCGGCGCGTCGGAGGTTTCGCGCTCCGTGCGGTTCCAGCCACCCACCACCAGGCCGCGCTCTTCCGCCGAGAGCAGCTCCAGCCGCGAGAGCCGCACGTCCGCGTCGTCGGTCACCTGCTCCAGCACCCGTTCCAGGTGCCCCAGCATCCGCCGGACGGTGGCCTCTTCCAGGAAGTCGGTGGCGTAGCTGAGGCGCGCGCGAACGCCCCTCGGCTCCTGCGCCAGCTCCAGGCTGAGGTCGAAGCGGGCCGCCTCCTCCGCGCCCCCCGCCGACTCCAGCGGCAGCGCGGGCCCCGCCGCCTGCGCCGGAGCCGCCGCCGTCACGGCCGGCCCACCGCCCACGCTGTGCTGGTTGTGCAGGACGATGATGGCCTGCA
The sequence above is a segment of the Longimicrobium sp. genome. Coding sequences within it:
- a CDS encoding amino acid adenylation domain-containing protein, which produces MTDIISRLAQLSPEKQRLLRLKLKGGAVAASAGHDGGERPSEFPASFAQRRLWLLDRLEPGSAAYSMPRVWRIPGPLDVTALERAVDELVRRHETLRTHLEERGGEPVQVVAPPAPFRLEVTDLSALAPDEARAELQRLARADAASPFRLEEGPLFRASLVRLAADEHALLWNLHHAITDGWSTGILARELKALYEAFSRGEPSPLAPLPLQYGDHALRERKRLSGDALAGLVGFWRDALEGAPTLLEIAPDRPRPPVRTQRGAAVSAMLGGGLPARVDALARAHDATPFMVYLAAFQLLLGRYAGQDDVLVGTAVANRASVDVEGIVGFFVNTLVLRGDLSGDPTFAELLARAREATLGAFEHQALPFEKLVEELNPERSLIHAPLVQAIIVLHNQHSVGGGPAVTAAAPAQAAGPALPLESAGGAEEAARFDLSLELAQEPRGVRARLSYATDFLEEATVRRMLGHLERVLEQVTDDADVRLSRLELLSAEERGLVVGGWNRTERETSDAPAHALFAEWARRAPQAVALLDGRKAMTYGELDRRAAILARHLRDLGVGSETPVGLCMERTPELLVGVLAIWKAGGAYVPLDPSYPAERLGWIIADAALPVVVVAESTAGVLPEHGATLVRMDQLPDTASETTPEVPASSAGLAYVIYTSGSTGRPKGVLVQHGSLANLLAAAREAFGAGEGDVMPALASYAFDIWLFEALLPLTSGAAVRLVERDRVLDVPALLEEIADATLVHAVPALMRQLVQAERETPRLGRLRRAFVGGDRVPADLLAEMREALPGAETHVLYGPTEGTILASVHPVPADGIVEGHPIGRPLGNVRLYVCGAFGSPQPVGVPGELLIGGAGVARGYLGRAGLTAERFVPDPFSAEGGARLYRTGDRVRWSARGELEFMGRVDAQVKVRGFRIEPGEIEAVLRQHESVTDCVVVAREDVPGDQRLVAYVAGGVEADELREHLRGSLPEYMVPAAFVALEALPLTPNGKLDRKALPAPDFAPAQERYVPPRTPTEEVLAGIWAEVLRLERVGVEQSFFELGGHSLLGTRVVSRVRDVFAIELPLRALFEGPTVAELAVRVEEMRRAGAPVLPPVVPTERTGALPLSFAQERLWFIDRLEPGSTIYNMPAALRLTGALDEAALERSLGEIVRRHEALRTVFGEVGDSPVQVIAPFGGFALPVEDLSALSEADREAAVGRRAGEEARRPFDLSAGPLFRAALLRLGTDDHVLLLGMHHIVSDGWSMGVLFRELSALYAAYREGHRSPLPELPVQYADYAVWQREQLAGGVLERQLAYWRERLAGAPELLELPTDRPRPAVQTYQGATVPVELSAELLERLQALGRSEGATLYMTLLSAFQVLLGKYAGSEDVVVGSPIAGRTRGEVEELIGFFINTLVLRTDLSGDPSFRETLRRVREATLGAYAHQEVPFEKLVAELQPERSMSHSPLFQVVFTLNNAEGGGGGLPGLEVGGVGAAMEVAKFDLSLTLAATPQGLRGGLNYSTDLFERGTVERMVGHLARVLEQAAADADVRLSRLALTGPEERARVVVEWNRTERAYPRGVCVHELFEAQVRERPGAVALSWGDESLTYAELDVRANQLANHLVHLGVGPDARVGVLLERSAELIVSILAVLKAGGAYVPLDPAYPPERLRLMLADSRVRVLLSRGDLAGAVAGGGLVVVHLDQTADALASESVEAPPSGATAENLAYIVYTSGSTGKPKGVMVAHRHVVQLVVETDYVRFQPGDRIAQASNASFDALTFEAWGAFLNGATLVGIP